GGTACGCGTCTGTGCGCTTTAATCACGCTGGCCACCGGGCCGCAAGTTGGGCTCTTTGTTTACCTGTGTTCCTAAGAgcagcccctccctcctacccccacctCAAGGAAGATCCCATACCGACCCTCCACACACTTCAAGGACACACCACCTCGGCGGCCTCTAGCATGGGTGAGGACCGTCCTCGAGCGGCTGGCGGTGTGAGGCTGTCTGCCACCTGCGCTGGGCGGCTGGGGAGGAGGCTGCATGCTGAGCCGCGTCCACAGCCGCTGCCACCCGTGGCTGTGCAGGTCTGAGACTTAAGGGAAGAAAGGCGCTTTTTCCTAAGGCTAAAGGTAAGAAAGGCAGGGCGCGCGTGTCTGCTGTCCCGGCCAGTCCTGGGGAGAGGATGCGGCAGAGCACCGAAGCTGGCGTCCTCCACCCTGCAAAGCTGCCTGTTCAGAGGACCCTCTGCTGTGGTCCCCCCTGTCCCGTGGGACCCTGGAGCCTTCGCTGCCCATCCTCACCCTCGCTGATCCCTATTAAATCTTTCTTTTGGCGGAAGCATCGCTGCCTGTCATTCGTGCGTGAGCTTCATTTTCCCCAGCACGGACGGGAAGTCTCCTGTCCCTCCTGTAAGACCTCACTCCCACAGTTGAGCCAAGAAGGAGGCCATACAAGAGGAGGAGAGCACGAATCTGGGAGAGCGGTTTTATTAGCTCAGGGATAATGGGATCGTCCTCCCTGGGCGCAGGGATGGGAGGTGGGTCTTTCACTGGTTCCCTCCTGCTGTCCGGGGAGCGGGACAAAATtctagaggaaaggaaagagaagctaaGATTTGGGTGTGAGGGAGGCTGTTTGGGTCGGTCCAAGCCTTTTTCCCAGGCTCTGaatccttcccccttccccccccccccacccccgcctcctccctgggccccaccctggCCCAGCTTCCACCCACTGGAGGGCTGTCCCACCTCCGCCCAGTCCCCCTTGTCCTGGCCACCTACCGGCAGGCCTCAGCTGGGGGGCAGGGCCTTGAAGAAGGCAAATTGTCCCGGGAAGTAGTAGCTGTGGGGGTCCTCTCCTGCACGCTCCACCCTGCCGCACTGCCCCTCGTGCTGTTCCTCAGGCTCCTGCCAGCGCCAGCAGCGGCTCAGGCCCATGGCTGTCCCGCTGTCCCCACTGTCCCCGCGGCGGCGCCCCGGGGAGGGCGGCGCCTGCCTCCACATCCCTTAGGGAATAGCGGGGCCAGGCCCagaacccctccccaccctccttcacaacctcctcaccccttcctcacctccctgTTGCCATCCTCCTCCCCgctcctctccacctcctcctctgcccactcTTACCCGTTGGGCCTGTGTGAGTGTGGGGCAGTGGACCATCCGGCCTAGGACTTTGTCTGCAGAGTTCAGCTTGATGCAGGCCAGGCATTTCCGcttcctctggggaggggagcatggggccgggggaggagagaggtcaGGGCAGTCCTGTGGCCCCGGCGGGGTGGAAACTGGGGGCCGCGTGCCATGGGGATGGTTGTTCCCGGCAGGCTGTAGGGCGGAGAGGCAAGGGGTCCTGCGGGCCAGGCCCGCCCCAGGGGTGGAAACTGGGGGCCGCGTGCCATGGGGATGGTTGCTCCCAGCAGGCTGTAGGGTGGAGAGGCAAGGGGTCCTGCgggccaggcccagcccaggaCGGGGAGATCTCACAAGTCGGGGCCCATCCTGCAGCTCTCAAGCTAATGGTGTGTGTGCAGGCAGGACTCCTTCCCCAGACGGACTCTCCCCACTGGACTTTGACCAGAGCCACTCTACTGatatattaatttgcattttcttctaggatttgaTTTGAATACAAGGGTCATGACATAAAAGTTTGGAAAAAGTCACTGGTATAATCCAGTCCCTCCCTTAACAGATGGAGGGAACTGAGGCCTTTCAAGGAGCTGACAGTCACAGGCTGGTGATTGGGAGGGCCGGGACTAGCACTGGATCTCCGAGATGGTGGCACTCCCAGCCTGGGGACTCCCCCGTGGCAAGGGCTGTGCCCCCGAGGTGACAGAATACAGTCAAGCCCTGTTACGAATCAGTCCAGGCTGGGCTGTGTCTACTTGAAGACTCACGCAAGTGGGGAGTTCACCGGGCCTGGGATGGGGACCCGGCAAACCCCATACCGTGGGCCTCTTCCACCAGTGACTGGAAGCCGGAGAGAGGAGCTCGGACAGGAGGAGGACTCTCCCTGAAGAACATCTatcctctctgctcctgcctgtcCCGGCCCTGGCCGCCCACAGTGCCGTGACCCGGGGCCCACACAGCCAGGTCAGCCTCTAGGGAGGCTGCCCCAACCTCAGGGCTTCTTGCTGGACCCCGATGACATACGCTCGCACCGAGTGAatgcccccatctctctctctctctctttctctctctcttctctctcacacacacacacagaccttcACTCACCCCATTGGGCTTGACTTTGCACTCAGCttttttccagtctttcttcCGGCAGCTCGTCTGCTGGAGCTTAAATTCCAGCCTCACAAAGGTCCCTGCAGGGAAGAGCTGCCGACAGACAAAGACCAGCAGCCGGCTGAGCGGGCCCAGCAGTCCCTAGATGtgacctgcccctcctcccctgcgtGAAACAGCACATCTGAGAAGGCGGCTGGGATGCCGGCCGCCTCTGGAGAGCTGGGTGCTCGGAGCCCAAGTGCTTCTGCAcctgcttcctgcccccacccctcccctccccaggcagtGCCACTAACCGTGTCCGTGGCACTGTCCACGCCAATCTCCTTGAAGGCCCACTGAACAGGCGGGTGCTTGTGGAATTCTTCCAGGGCCACTTGCAGGCCCCGCTGCTGGGCTGCCGTGAGCTCCGCTCTGCCCAGGCCCACCATGCCCAGCCACAGGGCCACGGGGATCAGCAGCTGCCACATGGCTTCACCTCTGTCACCCTGGCCTTGCAGAGAGTGTGTTCAGCCAGAGGAGCCACCAGCCCGGGCCCTGCagctggtgggggaggcagaggtggaggggcaggaaGTGGCCCTCTCGTCCAGACTCCCCTGGTATTCCCCTCGTCTTTgcgcccctctccaccccaccccccactttgcCCTGGATCCAGCTCAGCCCACGGTTGGCCTTGTCCCGGCTAGATGCTGAGCTGGCTTTTGTCCTCAGGCCAAGAGCCTGGGAAGCCCCCCTGTCTCCCACTACCACGGTTCCGCCTCACTGTTTCCTAAAGCATTTTTTCTCTCCCCGTGTGAATCCAGTCCCCTTTCCTGCCTGCTGCCCCCAGagctcctctctgcttcccccacctcAGCCTCTCCAGGTCCGCTTCTGCCCCAGCACGCCCGAGCCTGCTGGCTCCCTCCTAGTCCTGGGAGCCCTGGCCCTGGCACCCCCTCGGGCCCCCAAGGCTAActcaagggggaggggcaggacacAGAAGGAGGCCAGCTGGAGGCAGAATATTTTTGGGAGGACGTAAACACAAGGGAGGGGCCCAGAGCAGGGTGGGAACCCGGAGGATGCTTAACCCTCCCTGTGCTGGGGCTGCCTGTGGCCATTGGCCCTACGTAGCCCTGATCCCCGAAACCAAACCGGGGTCTCAGCTCCGCCCTACCATGGCTTTCTTCTTTAGGCAGAAGTCTCCTTTAACTTCTTTTCTGGGgccttcccccaccacccctctcccagcccttctGATCCCattccccagcccaccccagcccaccccagcccacGACTGGGGTTGCCTGAGGCATGGACCCACCCCCAGAACTCCGGTGTACTGGCGGTCTTAGAACCAGAAggttacagatgtggaaacagaaGCCCCCTCGGTGAAAGATACCAGGGTGTTGCCTTATAGCAAAGGCTCATGGACGGACAGACGGACAGTTGGGTTGACAGATCTCACCCTTGGAGCTGCTCCCTGTGGCCCCTCCTTTCACCTAGCTGCCTCTggggccctctcccctcctcacctcctctctgcTTCAGGGCCTCTGCTGCCCTTCTGGCCGACTGTGGCAAGCCTGTCAgcctcttcctgccccccaccctccaatCCGGTTCGGCCCCCATCTCCTCCCACACCCCCCTCCAGCTCCCAGCCCTCCCAaggctcctccccaccccgtTAGGATAGGCAGCCAGCCCTGGagacctcccacctcccatccaccCTCCCGCTTCCCCGCCCTGACTTGCCGTCTGACCTTCACCCCAACCCTGGCcaatccaccctcccctccacttccCCTTGGCTGAGGAGCCCAAGCATTCAGCGGTCTTGGCCCGGCTTCTCCATGGAATATGGGGCTGCCCGGCCCCCTGTCCTGCCTCTGTAGGGCTGCCGTCTTCTTCAGCCCCTCCTGGGTGACCAGTCCCCAGCATCCTCAGACCCACATTTCGGGAAAGCCTTCCCACAAATACAGACATCCTTCAACCCGATGAGGCCTCAGGAGTCATTCGACCCCTCCCCTTGCCTCCAAGGCCACACGGAGAGAGAGGAGTATGGTGTCCAGTGACTTATCACCAGCAAACATGTTCAGTCTTGATCCTGCGTGTCTCATCCTTGGTGCTGATAGATTCAGAGGTCTCGTGCGAGTCCGCAGGCATGTCGGAACGGTGTGATGGAATTCACCAGGCTAGTGTGGGACGAGGGGGAAACTGTCCAAATACCACTCAGCCACCATGCATCCTGAGCAAATAAGAACCAGCTCTGGGACCTGGTGGGCCGGGGACCAGCACTGCCATTTCTCTGGCTCCAGGCCCTAGGCTAATTACCCCAAACAGAGGGTCTCATTTACCGCCACCCCCCGCGCCCCCAAATCCCCGGaacttctgcttccttctctgcaaGGTGGCCATCAGAAACTCCACGCTACGggcttgttttgaggattaaatgaggacATACATGGAAAGTGACTGATGGCCCAGGGTTTGGCACaagtttcctccccttccctatTCACTCCTGCTGTGCTTCTCCACAGAGAGCTGACAGCTTCCTTTGCCATGTGCTCTGGGGGTACCAGAAAGACCCTTGGCTTCTGGTAGCTCAGTTACCACGGCTCCTTCCCAGCCGGCTTGTAGAACAGGTTCTGTGTCTCAACCATGGTTGTCTCCTTCCTGGCTTCTTTCTCCTTGtgaatttgtatctttttattcatttaccatCGTTTTGATGGAGTTTTGGAAGGGAGTAGGGATAAACACATGTGTGATCCAACATGTTTAATCAGAGTCcatgaactatttttatttatacacactatatacaatgtactttatatatgtgtgtgtgtgtgtgtgtgtgtgtgtgtgtgtatacacacatagagagagagagagagagagagagttatgggctaaattgtgttcccctaaaattcatatgttgaagtcttaaccccaaGTACTTcataatgtgactgtatttggagtttggactttaaagaggtaattaaagtaaAACAAGGTCATGGGGGGGGGACAccaatccagtatgactggtgtccttataagaaaagattaGGACACAGAAGGAgggccacgtgaagacacagggagaagacagccatctacaagccaagtaGAGGAACTTCAGGAGAACCAACCGTGtggacaccttgaccttggacttttGGCCACAAGAATTGTGATCATAACTTTCTACTCTTTGAACCACCCGGTGTGtgtgttacagcagccctagcaaacctacacacacacgtacagaaGAAATCCTTTCCTAAGACTTGGTACTATGCACTCAACCCGATTATTAGAAAAGCCACGTCTTTGTCTATACGACACAATAATCAGTGATCCAAAGAATGAGGCTAGGATGGCTAATACTAGgctgaaaaagaatcaaaattaactttttaagaataaacatatgggagcgcctgggtagctcagtcggttaagcatccaactcctgatttcagctcaggtcacgatctcacaattcatgagttcgagccccgcatcaggctccatgcctgacAGTGCAGAACGGAGCCTTCTTGGctactctgtctcttcctctctctgcccctcccctgctttctctctttctctctctctctcaaaataaataagtaaacttaaaaaaagaaaaacattaaaacaaaagaatcaacatatgaatcttgtattttatctggaaaaaatatttaagagatcGGGatgccatttttaatgttttgacgTGGCAGGAAATGAAACTTGGATTTTAATCAGTGGAAGTACCTTAATATTAACATGccgttaacattttaaaatttataattactcTTTCAAGAAAATTCAGCAAACTAATACAAGGAATTTGCACCTTTATGGAGTACATTTAAAGAGTCAGCTTCatgatgcaaaaatattttcctaaatcaaAGTGGTCAGAAGGCAAATACCAAGCTGAATATCCAACAGACCTCATGGAGTCCATTAAACCTCACGCAGGGATCCACCACTAGATGGAGATGGTGAGCACAAGCTAGGTCCTTTACCCCTCGTCAGTTCTCtgccaattttttctttaaaaaaaaaaaaaaaaaaaatttaatgtttatttatttctgagacagacagggacagagcatgagtggggaaggggcagggagagagggagacacagaatccgaagcaggctccaggctcctagctgtcagtgcagagcctgatgcggggctcgaactcaccaaccacctgaacccaagtcggtggctcagtcgactgagccacccaggtgcccctctaccaatttttttcaaataataggctgtagaattatttttcttacatacTTGCGGTAGCCTATGGTCACTTTTTGATTTATGGTTTAACTGTAAGAAGTGTTTTTAGCTCGATCTGACCCATAAATCATGCCAATCTGTTACAATGATTTTTGTCTACCCTGCACACATTTGTTAGAACTGTGAACCAGGGCAGGCACAGATAATAAACAGCGTCTCCACCAGTGGAAGTTTCTTAGAGCAGTTTAGAAGCTATGAAATTAAATACTttccaaatgttctttttaaaattaattttattttttataatgtggTTGAATGTAGTAATTTAATGGAATGTTACTGTGTACTAGTTAATTATgttatattgtaattaaaaaaattttaatgtttacttatttttgagagagagagacagagcgtgagcatgggaggggcagagaaagagggaaacacagaatccgaagcaggctccaggccctgagctgttagcacagagcccaacgcggggctcgaacccatgaactgtgagatcgcgacctgagcggaagtgggatgctcaaccggctgagccacccgggcgcccgtACTAGTGTAATTCCTAATAACGTCCTCAAAACAAACCTTCTTAAGTCCCGTTTAGAGGAGACTCTTCTCATGTTTTAAGACAGCTGAGGCCAACCACCTCTGAGAACATCTGAGGTCTCATTGGCCAGTTCTGAAGGCATCGAATTTAACTGTGACCCAGATTTGGTCTTGGAACGGAGGAGAAAGGCTCTGAGTTGAAACCAGGCTTTACGTTCTGACTCGCCACGTGGATTTGTTTGAGAGGAGTCTGGGTGGGAATGAGCTCAGGTCGGAGGTAGCACTTTCGGTATTTGGTGAACACGCACAGCGGTGCGTGTCCCTTGCAGGAAGGAAACACTTGCACATACACCTGCTTCTGCTGAACTGCGAAGGCTTCACAGAGGTTCTATTTAGAATTTCCTTGTGTTTCTAAATCAAGCCTGGCTTTTAGTAGATTTTTAAACCACGAATGGATACCCACAGGCTTCCAAATCCATCTTTTGAAttaagttgaagaagacacagccCGATGCCG
This DNA window, taken from Panthera tigris isolate Pti1 chromosome A2, P.tigris_Pti1_mat1.1, whole genome shotgun sequence, encodes the following:
- the RARRES2 gene encoding retinoic acid receptor responder protein 2, with the translated sequence MWQLLIPVALWLGMVGLGRAELTAAQQRGLQVALEEFHKHPPVQWAFKEIGVDSATDTLFPAGTFVRLEFKLQQTSCRKKDWKKAECKVKPNGRKRKCLACIKLNSADKVLGRMVHCPTLTQAQREPEEQHEGQCGRVERAGEDPHSYYFPGQFAFFKALPPS